A section of the Tenrec ecaudatus isolate mTenEca1 chromosome 10, mTenEca1.hap1, whole genome shotgun sequence genome encodes:
- the GGT6 gene encoding glutathione hydrolase 6 isoform X1, which yields MDREAGPVYYQQLLLWESYLDSEEEEEEGETSEPLVPHPRTLQHSSGYKTHSPLGTWSRILAALLLLAVALSLAAWQFQARRGSAESLGSVGPPPTGHSHIPGVYHHGAIISPAEACSAMGRELLVAGGNVVDAGVGAALCLSVVHPHTTGLGAMFWGLFHNGSSGSSKALTPGPAQFLAPGLGLPSALPALHLLHDRLGHLPWPRLLEGPTTLAQEGFLVDEPLAKALAAQGSKGLCPLLCHADGSPLGPGTRTTNPSLGAMLQSAALTPTPGLAGKALLSLMASDLGLEGPSAEPMPTLEPALQLSLPQGTLFTTPSPSAGPELLALLEEALHSRAPRSDSCPPLPLAAGAPGSSVLAAIDGRGSVLLLATSVNSSFGSRRLSPSTGVLLSDLVASSATSAWACPLLLRSNTDDMEADVLGLVASGAPKVARAVMSALLRHLEAPQTQSHQHHHQQGPTEGPSTCGQGTLLQVTSHAEHAHVSSVPPGCCPFQGF from the exons ATGGACCGGGAGGCAGGGCCCGTGTACTACCAGCAGTTGCTACTCTGGGAGTCATACCTGGattctgaggaggaggaggaagagggggagacCTCAGAACCCCTGGTCCCCCATCCTAGGACGCTCCAGCACAGCTCTGG GTACAAGACCCATAGCCCCCTGGGAACCTGGTCCCGAATATTGGCGGCTCTGCTGCTTCTGGCCGTGGCCTTGTCCCTGGCAGCGTGGCAATTCCAGGCGAGAAGAGGATCCGCCGAAAGTTTGGGCTCTGTGGGCCCTCCACCCACCGGGCACTCCCATATCCCGGGCGTGTACCATCACGGTGCCATCATCAGCCCTGCTG AGGCCTGCTCCGCCATGGGCCGGGAGTTGCTTGTGGCCGGAGGCAATGTCGTGGACGCTGGAGTTGGAGCAGCCTTGTGCCTCTCCGTGGTACATCCCCACACCACAGGACTAG GTGCCATGTTCTGGGGCCTCTTCCACAATGGCTCCTCAGGCAGTTCAAAGGCTCTGACCCCAGGCCCCGCACAGTTCctggcccctggcctagggctaccCTCAGCTCTGCCTGCCCTGCATTTGCTACATGATCGCTTGGGCCACCTACCCTGGCCACGCCTACTGGAGGGCCCCACCACATTGGCTCAGGAGGGCTTCCTGGTGGATGAACCGCTGGCAAAGGCACTGGCAGCCCAGGGCTCCAAGGGACTCTGccccctgctttgccatgctgacgGAAGCCCCCTGGGCCCTGGGACCCGAACCACCAACCCCAGCCTGGGAGCTATGTTACAGAGTGCTGCGCTCACCCCAACCCCAGGCCTTGCTGGGAAGGCCCTCCTGAGTCTGATGGCCAGTGACCTGGGGCTGGAGGGCCCCTCTGCTGAGCCCATGCCCACCTTGGAGCCAGCCCTGCAGCTGTCACTGCCCCAGGGCACCTTGTTCACCACCCCTAGCCCATCAGCCGGCCCAgaactgctggccctgctggaGGAGGCCCTCCACTCCAGGGCGCCCAGATCGGATTCCTGCCCCCCACTCCCGCTAGCCGCCGGGGCCCCTGGGAGCAGTGTCCTGGCTGCCATCGACGGCCGTGGCTCAGTGCTCCTCCTCGCCACCTCAGTCAACAGCTCCTTCGGCTCCAGACGCCTGTCCCCCAGCACGGGGGTTCTGCTCAGCGACCTGGTGGCCAGCTCTGCCACCAGTGCCTGGGCCTGCCCCCTCCTTCTCCGCAGCAACACGGATGACATGGAGGCTGATGTGTTGGGGCTGGTAGCTTCCGGGGCCCCCAAGGTGGCCAGGGCCGTGATGAGTGCACTGCTCAGGCATCTGGAAGCACCCCAAACTCAgtcccaccagcaccaccaccagcaagGACCCACAGAGGGCCCCAGTACTTGCGGCCAGGGGACGTTGCTCCAGGTGACAAGCCACGCAGAACACGCTCATGTCTCCAGTGTACCCCCTGGCTGCTGCCCCTTTCAGGGTTTCTAA
- the GGT6 gene encoding glutathione hydrolase 6 isoform X2 produces MDREAGPVYYQQLLLWESYLDSEEEEEEGETSEPLVPHPRTLQHSSGYKTHSPLGTWSRILAALLLLAVALSLAAWQFQARRGSAESLGSVGPPPTGHSHIPGVYHHGAIISPAGAMFWGLFHNGSSGSSKALTPGPAQFLAPGLGLPSALPALHLLHDRLGHLPWPRLLEGPTTLAQEGFLVDEPLAKALAAQGSKGLCPLLCHADGSPLGPGTRTTNPSLGAMLQSAALTPTPGLAGKALLSLMASDLGLEGPSAEPMPTLEPALQLSLPQGTLFTTPSPSAGPELLALLEEALHSRAPRSDSCPPLPLAAGAPGSSVLAAIDGRGSVLLLATSVNSSFGSRRLSPSTGVLLSDLVASSATSAWACPLLLRSNTDDMEADVLGLVASGAPKVARAVMSALLRHLEAPQTQSHQHHHQQGPTEGPSTCGQGTLLQVTSHAEHAHVSSVPPGCCPFQGF; encoded by the exons ATGGACCGGGAGGCAGGGCCCGTGTACTACCAGCAGTTGCTACTCTGGGAGTCATACCTGGattctgaggaggaggaggaagagggggagacCTCAGAACCCCTGGTCCCCCATCCTAGGACGCTCCAGCACAGCTCTGG GTACAAGACCCATAGCCCCCTGGGAACCTGGTCCCGAATATTGGCGGCTCTGCTGCTTCTGGCCGTGGCCTTGTCCCTGGCAGCGTGGCAATTCCAGGCGAGAAGAGGATCCGCCGAAAGTTTGGGCTCTGTGGGCCCTCCACCCACCGGGCACTCCCATATCCCGGGCGTGTACCATCACGGTGCCATCATCAGCCCTGCTG GTGCCATGTTCTGGGGCCTCTTCCACAATGGCTCCTCAGGCAGTTCAAAGGCTCTGACCCCAGGCCCCGCACAGTTCctggcccctggcctagggctaccCTCAGCTCTGCCTGCCCTGCATTTGCTACATGATCGCTTGGGCCACCTACCCTGGCCACGCCTACTGGAGGGCCCCACCACATTGGCTCAGGAGGGCTTCCTGGTGGATGAACCGCTGGCAAAGGCACTGGCAGCCCAGGGCTCCAAGGGACTCTGccccctgctttgccatgctgacgGAAGCCCCCTGGGCCCTGGGACCCGAACCACCAACCCCAGCCTGGGAGCTATGTTACAGAGTGCTGCGCTCACCCCAACCCCAGGCCTTGCTGGGAAGGCCCTCCTGAGTCTGATGGCCAGTGACCTGGGGCTGGAGGGCCCCTCTGCTGAGCCCATGCCCACCTTGGAGCCAGCCCTGCAGCTGTCACTGCCCCAGGGCACCTTGTTCACCACCCCTAGCCCATCAGCCGGCCCAgaactgctggccctgctggaGGAGGCCCTCCACTCCAGGGCGCCCAGATCGGATTCCTGCCCCCCACTCCCGCTAGCCGCCGGGGCCCCTGGGAGCAGTGTCCTGGCTGCCATCGACGGCCGTGGCTCAGTGCTCCTCCTCGCCACCTCAGTCAACAGCTCCTTCGGCTCCAGACGCCTGTCCCCCAGCACGGGGGTTCTGCTCAGCGACCTGGTGGCCAGCTCTGCCACCAGTGCCTGGGCCTGCCCCCTCCTTCTCCGCAGCAACACGGATGACATGGAGGCTGATGTGTTGGGGCTGGTAGCTTCCGGGGCCCCCAAGGTGGCCAGGGCCGTGATGAGTGCACTGCTCAGGCATCTGGAAGCACCCCAAACTCAgtcccaccagcaccaccaccagcaagGACCCACAGAGGGCCCCAGTACTTGCGGCCAGGGGACGTTGCTCCAGGTGACAAGCCACGCAGAACACGCTCATGTCTCCAGTGTACCCCCTGGCTGCTGCCCCTTTCAGGGTTTCTAA